Part of the Methylomonas sp. AM2-LC genome, TTTTACGCAATTCCGTTAATTCGGTAACTGTTAAACCACGATATTCAGCCGCTATGGCTGAATGGGCTTTAGCGGCGAATTCAGCAACTTCCTCTACGACAACTTTTTTGCTATCTAAATTGAGTGCCACATTTACCTCCGGTACTTTCCGATTACTCATCGGAATCTATAAAACGCATCAAATAATGATGCCCCTTACGGTCCCTATCACCAGCTTTGTGGCTCCAGCTTCCGTCTGCGTAGGATAATTAAGCATTAAGCCCCTACGGTCTTTGACGGTTGTCGTTATTACGACAACCCAAAGTTTTAATTTATTTAAATATCAATACTATTTTGATCAATCCATAATCCTGGACCCATGGTCGAGGACAATGAGATCTTTTTCAGATAAATACCTTTAGCAGCTGTAGGTTTAGCTTTTTTAAGATCGGAAATTAAAAACTCTAAATTTTGTTTTAATGCCGCTTCTTCAAAAGACACTTTACCGATTGAACAGTGAATGATGCCTGATTTATCTGTACGGTATCTAACTTGACCCGATTTAGCATTTTTTACCGCAGTAACAACATCAGGAGTGACGGTGCCCACTTTTGGATTTGGCATCAAACCTCTTGGCCCCAATATTTGACCTAATTGTCCAACGACACGCATAGCATCGGGAGATGCGATAACGACATCAAAGTTTAATTCACCACGTTTAACTTGCTCAGCCAAATCGTCCATACCGACAATATCTGCACCCGCTTCTCTGGCAGCATCTGCATTTGGACCTTGAGTAAATACAGCAACCCGTACAGTTTTACCTGTACCATTTGGTAATACAGAAGCACCACGAACATTCTGGTCAGATTTTCTAGGATCAACTCCCAAATTTACACTGACGTCAACTGATTCATCAAATTTGATATTTGCAAATTCTTTTAGCAAACTAACTGCATCCGCAACAGAGTATTGTTTGCTTCTGATAACCTTTTCTTTTATCGCCTTAGATTTTTTGCTTATGTTTGCCATTTTACACTCCCTCCACATTTAAACCCATGCTGCGAGCACTACCTGCAATAATTCTTATTGCGGATTCTATATCGCTGGCGTTTAAATCTTCCATTTTTGCTTTTGCAATTTCTTCTAATTGCGCACGCGTAACAGTACCCACTTTAACGGTATTTGGTTTTTTACTACCACTTTTAATACCGACTGCTTTTTTCAACAATACTGTCGCTGGAGGTGTTTTTGTTATGAAAGTGAAACTTTTGTCACTAAAAACAGTAATGACGACAGGCAGAGGCAAGCCTTTTTCAACCTCTTGCGTACGCGCATTAAATGCTTTACAAAATTCCATGATGTTAACACCACGTTGACCCAATGCTGGACCAATGGGTGGACTTGGATTTGCTTCACCCGCTTTTACTTGTAACTTGATATAGGAATCAATCTTTTTAGCCATATTTCTACTCCTAACGGGTGCAAACGCTTTTCAGCTCCCCTAACAAACAAAAATCCCTGTCATATTGATGACAGGGATCCGTAAACTGCCTATGAAAACTTATGCTTTCTCAACTTGACCAAATTCTAACTCAACAGGTGTTGAACGACCGAATATCAGAACTGAAACACGCAAACGGCTTTTCTCGTAATTCACTTCTTCTATATTGCCATTGAAGTCTTTGAATGGGCCATCAATAATTCTGACCACCTCGCCAACCTCAAACAACACTTTAGGTCTTGGTTTATTAACACCTTCTTCAACACGGCTTAGTATAGCCATGGCTTCTTTGTCTGAAATTGGCGAAGGTCTGTCTGAAGCTCCACCAATAAAGCCTAATACTCTAGGTACGTTTTTAACTAAATGCCAGGTATCATCATTCAACTCCATTTGCACAAGCACATATCCTGGAAAGAATTTTCTTTCACTTTTGCGCTGTTGACCCATCCGCATTTCAACTACTTCTTCAGTAGGAACCAGTATTTTGCCGAAATAATCTTGCAAACCATCACGTACTATCCGTTCTTCCAGAGCTTGCTTTACTTTATTTTCAAAATTTGAATACGCATGAACCACATACCAACGAAGTGCCATTATTTAACCCCTTGATTCATTAACAATTGAACACCCCAGAACAGGAACGTATCAAGTAACCAAAGCACAAAACCTACGATAATCACCATTAAAATAACTAAACCCGTTGTACGAAATGCTTCATCACGGGTTGGCCACACTACTCGGTGAAATTCCTGTTTTGACTCCAGAACGAAACCCCACACACTTCGTCCTCTAGCTGTCGTAAAACAAATTCCAATTGCGGCGGATATGATAGTCATCAATATCAACACTCTGTATAGAAAGAGCAGATCGGAAAAATAGTAGAACGCAACAATACCAGCAACGACTAATATTGGTGACAAAACCAGCTTTACAATGTCCACCACCGTCGTAACTTCTTCTGCCTGTGCGCTCATTTTATTATCTTATTATAAATTACTAACTATTTTCTGAGTGGCAGGCCAGGAGGGACTCGAACCCCCAACTTGCGGTTTTGGAGACCGCTGCTCTACCAATTGAACTACTGACCTATTCAGAAAACTTTCTTTTAAACTTTAATTACTCAACAATGGAAGCAACAACACCTGCACCCACGGTACGACCACCTTCACGGATAGCAAAACGTAAACCTTCTTCCATCGCGATCGGTGAAATTAATTTTACGGTTACCGCTATATTGTCACCAGGCATAACCATTTCCACACCTTCTGGTAAATCGACTGCGCCAGTTACATCAGTAGTACGGAAATAAAACTGTGGACGGTATCCATTAAAGAACGGGGTATGACGACCACCCTCTTCTTTTGATAATACGTAGATCTCAGCTTTGAAGTGTGCATGTGGTTTAATACTATTGACATGTGCCAAAACTTGACCACGTTCAACGTCATCTCTTTTGGTACCACGCAATAATACACCTACGTTGTCACCAGCCTGACCTTGATCAAGTAATTTGCGGAACATTTCAACACCGGTACAAGTTGTTTTAACAGTGGCTTTAATACCCACAATCTCAACCTCTTCACCAACCTTGACAATACCACGCTCTACACGGCCAGTTACAACTGTACCACGACCTGATATTGAAAATACGTCTTCGATAGGCATCAAGAATTTGCCATCAATTGCACGTTCTGGTTGCGGAATATAACTATCCAATGCTTCTACCAGACGTACTACAGACTGTACACCAATTTCACTTTGCTCGCCTTCTAAGGCTTTCAGCGCTGAACCAACGATAATTGGTGTGTCGTCGCCAGGAAATTCATATTGATTCAATAATTCACGAATTTCCATCTCAACTAATTCGATCAATTCGGCATCATCAACCATGTCCGCTTTGTTCAAGAACACCACAATGTAAGGAACACCTACCTGTCTTGACAACAGAATATGTTCACGTGTTTGTGGCATTGGGCCATCCGCTGCTGAACAGACCAAAATTGCGCCATCCATTTGCGCAGCACCCGTAATCATGTTTTTTACATAGTCAGCGTGTCCTGGGCAGTCAACATGCGCATAATGACGGTTTGCTGATTCGTACTCAACGTGCGATGTCGAAATGGTAATACCACGTGCACGTTCTTCGGGTGCGTTATCGATTTGATCGAACGCTTTTACTTCGCCGCCTTGCAGCTCAGCCATTACTTTTGTTAATGCCGCTGTTAAAGTAGTTTTGCCATGATCAACGTGACCTATGGTGCCAACGTTAACGTGCGGTTTTTTTCTTTCAAATTTTTCTTTAGCCATTACGAAAACATCCTACAACAGAATCAATCATCTTAAACTGGAGCTCATAACCGGATTTGAACCGGTGACCTCTTCCTTACCAAGGAAGTGCTCTACCTACTGAGCTATATGAGCGTCATTAAATCGGTATTATGAATAGTGGAGCGGGTGATGGGAATCGAACCCACGCAATCAGCTTGGAAGGCTGGAGTTCTACCATTGAACTACACCCGCAGATCCAATTCAAATTTGATGGTGGAGGGGGGAGGATTCGAACCTCCGAAGGTAGAACCGGCAGATTTACAGTCTGATCCCTTTGGCCGCTCGGGAACCCCTCCGTCATACAATCTAGAAATTATGCCTATATTTATTCTGCTCGTCAAGCTTTTTATTATTTTTGACTATATTTGAGCAGGAAGTAATGCATTTAGTTTAGCCATATCAGCATCCACAAGCCAATCGAAATCTTTAATCAGCACTTGACATACTTTATCCAACAACTCACTACCTGCTTGCGATGGCTTAGAAAGTACATAATCAGCCACATTTCCGCCCAGCGAGGGACGGCCAATACCTAGACGCAATCGATAAAAGTTTCTTGAGTCAAGATGCGCAATAATATCTCGCAATCCATTGTGTCCAGCGTGACCGCCATCTAATTTTAACTTTATTACTCCCTCAGCCAATTCCAGCTCATCATGAACCACCAGCATTTCTTCTGGCTTTAGCTTGTAATAACGCATTACTTTTCCAACAGATAAACCACTTTTATTCATAAACGTTAACGGCTTAATCAAAATTAAGTCCTTACCATTTATCGAACAACTAATAACGTCACTCTGAAACTGTGAACTTGATTTCCACACCAAACCATTTTGTAACGCTAGGTGATTTAAAAAAATAAACCCGGCATTATGCCGGGTTTTTTCATACTGTGAACCCGGATTACCCAGGCCAACGATAAGCTTAATCATTCAAAAGATAATCGCTTATCCAGCCGCCTCATCAGCGCCTTTTGCTTTAACGATTTGCGCAATAGGATGATCATGCTCAGTACCATGCTGCAGTGCGACTATTTCCACTCCTGCAGGCAGCACTAGATCTGACAAATGCACTGTCGCACCCACATCCACTGATGACAAATCTACTTCTATAAATTCCGGCAATGCAGAAGGCATACACAAAACTTCAACATCACTCATTGTGTGATTGACAATTCCGCCTTTTTTTACACCAACAGAAACAGCTTCGTTAATAAAATGCAGAGGCACATGAACTTTTAATTTGTGCGTCGCATCTACGCGCATAAAATCCAAATGCAATATGATTGGCTTAGCCGGATGACGCTGAATATGCTTTAATACAGCTTTCTCGGTTTTGTTGCCAATTTTAACATCCAGCACATGCGAATAAACTGCCTCATGAGCAAGATGCTTAACAATCTCATTATGATCCAGTACCAGCATCTCTGGAGCTGACTCACCACCATAGATCACTGCAGGCACTTTACCCAGACGACGCACTGCTTTAGCTGCAATACTGCCAACACCACTACGGGTCTCAGCAACAAATTCAAAAACGTTAGCCATTTCTTCTCCAAAAGCCTGTTATCACAAGCACTACTTAATTGTTACCATCTCTAATCAACATAAAGCGAACTTACTGACTCACCAACGGCTATACGCCGAATTGTCTCAGCCAACATTTCTGCTACGCTTAACTGTCTAATTTTTCCAATTGTCAGCAACTCTTCCGAAAGCGGAATCGTGTCAGTTACCACTAACTCATCAAGCACTGAATTTCGAACATTTTCCGCTGCCGAACCCGACAAAACCGGATGCGTACAGTATGCAACCACTTTGGTCGCACCATTTTTCTTTAAGGCCGCAGCTGCATGACACAAGGTACCGGCAGTATCAACCAAATCGTCTACCATAACACATGTTTTTCCTTCAACATCACCAATAATATGCATGATCTCAGAAACATTAGCTCGCGGTCTTCGCTTGTCGATAATAGCCAAATCAGCATCGCCTAGTCGTTTTGCTAAAGCTCGCGCCCTAACCACCCCACCAACATCTGGAGAAACAACTATCAAATTCTCATATTCCTGACGCCACACATCACCTAATAAAATGGGTGAAGCGTACACATTATCAACTGGTACACCAAAAAAACCTTGAATCTGATCTGCATGCAAATCAACAGTTAACACTCTATCTGCACCCGCATTACCTATCATATCAGCCACTAATCTGGCAGTGATTGGCACTCTCGCGGATCTTGAGCGTCTATCTTGTCTAGCATAGCCATAGTAAGGCATTACAGCCGTTATTCGTGCAGCCGATGCTCTACGCATGGCATCAATTAGCACCAATAACTCCATTAAATTCTCATTAGTCGGAGCGCACGTTGGTTGAACGATAAAAACATCCCTACCTCTGACATTTTCTTCTATCTCAACATAAATTTCGCCATCACTAAATCGCCCAACAGTTGCCATTCCCAGGCGCATGTTAAGCTTCTTGACAATACCTTCAGACAACGCAATATTTGCATTGCCCGAGAATACCATTATCGAGGCCTCACGCATTCAAGACTCCCAGAATTAGTGTTTGGAGAATGGCTGGGCTGCTAGGATTCGAACCTAGGTATGCGGAGATCAAAACCCCGTGCCTTACCGCTTGGCGACAGCCCATTTAACTGATTAACTTATCCGTGTTTAAATCGATTATGGAGTGGTGAGATATTTAAACCTTTTGTTAAATAAACTTGCCACTCATTTTTTAAAGATGCATATGCATTTCTGGCTTCTAATTCAGTTAAAAACTGCGCAAATACACATGCGCCCGTTCCTGTTAACTTAGCCTCTGCATATTTTGATAAAGCTAGCATTGCATCTTTTACTTGTGGATACTGCTTACAAACAGTGGCCGTACAATCATTACGACCATCACCCTCAATAAAGTCCGTCATTTTGATTGGTTTACTATCCCTTGTCAAGTCTTTGGCAGAAAATATTTCTTTTGTATTTACATGGCAATCGGGTTTAATAATTACTAACCAATTTTCTGGCACCTCGATAGCCTGTAATTTTTCGCCCACACCTTCACCCCATGCAGTATGTCCATAAACAAATACAGGCACATCAGCGCCCAATTTCAAGCCTATTTCCATTAGCTTTTGCAACGATAACTCCAAACCCCATAAACGATTCAAAACAACTAAGGTAGTGGCCGCATCAGAACTCCCCCCCCCTAATCCACCACCCATAGGCAAAACTTTATCTACTTCAATACGAACACCTTGCTGGCATCCTGTTATCTGTTTTAATAGGTTGGCTGCCCGCACCGTTAAATCATCTTGCTCCGGCACTCCAGGTATTGGCTTTTGCAAACCAATCCTATCATCGTTAACCGGATGAAAAGTTAACCAATCACATAAATCAGTCATCTGAAATACAGTTTGTAACAAATGATAACCATCTTCCCGCTGGCCAATAATTCTAAGCATCAAATTTATTTTAGCGGGTGCAGGCCATTTTTCACCCCACCCTAATTCCAATAACTCTTTATCCATTACGACAATTCCCACTGATCTATAACCAACCTGACTTTTGTTTTTTCTTTTTCAGATGATATTTTTCTTGGCAACGTTTCAGAATTTAAATTTTGTAATTCCTTATACCTAACCATCCAACCGTTCTGGATAAAACCATCACTTATTTCTGTATAGGCCTGTTCAGGATCAGTCACACCTAACACCCAGAAACGCAATGCTTGAGCTGGTATATCAACGCCAAGCAACGCTGTTAAGACCGAATCGACTCTACCTAGATAAGCTTGTTGTTGCTCACCGTCATCAACAGTTATCTTATCTCCGACAATTGTAATCGCGACTCTACCTTGTGCTAATGGTCCATATAATTCTATATTGTCTTCGTTTACACGATGTCGCCAATTAATTGAAGCAGAAATAGAATTCTTCTCATCAACCAACGCTAACCGACCTGAAAAATACCAGTTAGCTTGCTTTTGCAAATGCTGCATTAAACCCAACTGATATACCTCAATCGGTTTTTCAGATAAGGTCGCACAAGCATTGAGAGTTAATGCCAGTACCACAAAAAGTAATAAACATCTCATTTTTGCTCATCAGACAAAAATCGCTGCTTAAACTGCTGAAGATATTCATCCTCAGGTGATTTCTTATAGGCATTTTCAAAAATATCCTTGGCTTCTCTAGTGCTTCCCATTACCCATAAAACTTCAGCAACATGCGCAGCAATTTCATTCTCAGGATCTTTGGCATAGGCTTTTTTTAAATACTCTAAAGCCAATTCCAATCGACCTCGCTTAAACTGCAGCCAACCATAACTGTCCACAATAACAGCTTCATCAGGTTGCAATTTTAAAGCATGATCAAGATATTTTTCAGCTTCATCATAACGCGTTGTTTTATCGGTCAGCGTATAACCCATTGCATTTAAAGCACCTACATCATCAGGGTTTTTCAACAAAATTTGATGTAGATCCGCTTCCAAAACATCTAACTTATTTATACGTTCTGCTACTAATGCACGCGCATACAAAACATCACGATTATCAGGTACATCTTTAAGTGCCAACGTTAACTCATCAAACGCTTGCTGATATTTACCTTGTTGATTATATAACTCGGCTTTAATCATGAGAATGCGTAGCTTCTGCTCGGGATATTTGCTTTCCATGTGTCGAACACGCTGTTCAACTTCATCCAGACGCTTTTGATTTAACAACAGGGAAACGGCAGCTAAATCAGCATCAAAAGAAAAATTACCCTGTCCTACTTTATCAAACCAGCCTAACGCCCTATCAGGATGATGACGCTCCAATTCTACCTTACCCAAATAAAAACTAGCCTGATCTTCCCAGTCGGGCTTATTTACTAATTTCTCAAGATAATATTCAGACTTTTCATACTGATTACGCTGCATATAAATCATCGCCATTGAAAACAGACTTTCAGCATCATCAGGCTTTTCATCCAGCACTTTTTGACAAACACGAATTGCATCATCAAATGCGCCAGCGTTCATCAATACCTCAATCAACAACTTTCTAAGTTGCACATCATCAGGCGATTGCTTTACTGCTTTTTCCAAATAACTGCGAGCCTTAACCATGTCACCAGCACGACCTGATAGTTGGGCTTGAAAAATAATAGCCCTAGTCCAATCAGGTTGCATTTGCAGAACTTGCGAAATTTTATCCTGAGCTAAAACATTATTAGGTATTACCGATGCATAGACTGCTTGCACAAATAACAGCTCAGCCTGTTGAGGGTGCATCTTGTTAAGATCTTCAAGTACATTGTATGTAAACTGAATACGACCTTCTTTTTCAAACAGTTTCAACATTTCCAAAAGGCTAGACTCAAACCCGGCTGGATCGTGACTTAGCATCACATCCAAACTTTCCAATGTAGCAGCATGATCGGAGTTTTTAACCGCCAATAACACTGCAAACTTTCTAGCCCCCAAATTATTAGTGTCTTTTTTCAACCAGACCGCCAATGCTTCGCGCGTACGTTTCTCGTCTTTTAAGAACAAACCAATTTTTACGGCTCGCTCTGCAATGCGCGGATCGTCAACAAGCTTGGCAGCCTGTAAATAAGCATCCATAGCCAGATAATATTCGTTACGCTGCCCGGCAAGTTCGGCAGTCATCAATAAATACAACACCTCTTCATCAATTGATGCATTACGCGACACTCCAACATTAAGATGCTCTTGCTGTTCCAATTCATTCTCTGCTTCTGGCAATTTTTCAGGCGTTACCGCGCAACCCGCCAGACACATGAGTATTGCGATGTTTATCCATTTATTCATGCAATCAATCGACCCGTTTTCAAAAAATTAGTTAACATAGATTATCAGAAAAAGTACTTAATTTAGATTTCCGTTGTAATGTATTTGGATAAAAACTCTAGATTCCTTAAAATGACTGTCTTTTCTTGTGCTCATATACATAGCCAATGACTCTTCTTGCCTTAGGGATTAATTATAATACCGCACCAGTCGCCATTCGCGAACGTTTGGCTTTCCCTGCGGAAATTCTTGATAACACCTTAAAGAACCTATGGAATATTAAAGAAATCAATGAGGCTGCCATATTATCCACCTGCAACCGCACAGAATTTTATTATCACGCAGAAAGTGACGACCAAACCATACTCATCAACTGGATTGCCGACACCAAAAACTTAAACGCAGCTGACTTTACCCCTTATCTTTACGCTTATAAAGATAGCCAATCAATTCGCCACATGTTTCGAGTTGCCTGCGGACTGGACTCAATGATTTTGGGTGAACCGCAAATCTTGGGACAAATGAAAACTGCCTACCATGCCGCCAATCAGGCTGGTACGCTGGGCAAAACACTGAGCAAATTATTTCAACACACGTTTTCCGCTGCCAAAAAAGTTCGAACAGATACTGCAATCGGTTCAAGCCCGGTATCTGTGGCGTTTGCCGCAGTACAGCTGGCACAACAAATTTTCGACAAACTCAGTGAACAAACAGCTCTACTAATAGGCGCAGGCGAAACAATAGAGCTTACCGCCCGACATCTTCATCAGCACGGTATTGGTCGAATTATTATCGCCAATCGCACTTATGATAAAGCCCACGCTCTGGCTGCGCAATTTAATGGTTTTGCCATCGCATTGTCCGAGTTACCCAATCATTTAGCGGAAGCCGACATTGTCGTATCATCCACAGCCAGCCAACTGCCCATTTTGGGTAAAGGACGGGTCGAAAGTGCCATAAAAAAACGTAAGCATAAGCCTATGTTTATGGTTGACCTAGCCGTACCGCGCGACATAGAATCCGAAGTTGACCAATTACCGGATGTTTACTTATATACAGTTGATGATTTACAAAATACTGTTAATCAAAACATGGATTCCCGGCGTCGTGCCGCTGAACAAGCCGAAGAAATTATCGACACCCAAGTTGAACATTTTTTAATTTGGCTGCGCTCACAAGGTGCCCACGATACCATCCGCGATTTCCGTACTCAGGCAGAGTTTACCCGCGATGATACTCTAAAAAAAGCACTAGCCCAACTTAACAATGGAACAAGTCCAGAAGAAGTATTGCAACGACTGGCATACACCCTGACCAATAAACTAATCCACACCCCTTGTGTACAATTACGTGATGCTGGAGCTAACGAACGCCACGACTTGATTGCCGCCTCACGTGAAATTTTCAAATTAAGATAGACCAATGATGAAGCCCTCCATACAAACCAAACTCGAAAACCTTAGCGAACGCTTTGAAGAAATAACTGCACTTCTTTCGCAACCCGAAGTACAAAGTAATCAAAATCAATTCCGCAGCCTTAGCCAGGAATATGCGCAACTTGACCCAATTGTCGCCTGCTATCACGCCTACGAAGAAAACGAGAGCCATCTGATTGCCGCTAAAGAAATGGCAAAGGACAGCGATCCAGAACTACGCGAAATGGCAAAAGAAGAAATTCAGGATGCCGAATCGACACGCGAGGATCTAGAACAGCAATTACAAATACTGTTATTGCCAAAAGATCCAAACGATAATCGCAATGTATTTTTAGAAGTCCGTGCGGGTACAGGTGGCGATGAAGCCGCTATTTTTTCTGGCGACTTGGCCAGAATGTATCAACGCTATGCGGAAAAACTGGGCTGGACAACCGAGATTATCAACGAAAATCGTGGCGAACACGGTGGCTACAAAGAAGTTATCTTGCGCGTCAGCGGTCAAAATGTCTATTCACAACTCAAATTCGAGTCAGGCACTCATCGTGTACAACGCGTGCCTGAAACTGAATCTCAGGGCCGGGTACATACTTCGGCTTGCACAGTTGCAATCATGCCAGAGGTAGACAGTATTGATGAAATAGACATTAATCCTGCTGATTTACGTGTTGATACCTATCGAGCGTCCGGCGCGGGTGGCCAGCACGTTAACCGTACTGATTCAGCCATACGTATCACCCATATTCCTTCCGGCGTAGTAGTTGAATGTCAAGACGAACGATCACAACATAAAAATCGGGCCCGCGCCATGTCATTGTTGCAATCACGCCTGTTAGCTTCTGCTCAGGAAAAGCAACATGCCGAACAATCTGAAAACCGCAAATTACAAGTGGGTAGCGGCGATCGTTCGGAGCGGATTCGTACTTATAATTTTCCACAAGGTAGACTGACTGATCATCGCATCAATCTAACCCTTTACAAACTTGAAGACATCATGGAAGGCGGCTTAGAGCAAGTCATCCAACCCCTGATAAATGAGCATCAGGCCGAACTGCTAACCCAACTAGGCAATGCTTAAATCTATTCAACAATTACTTAAGCATGCCAGTGCACAGTTAACGCCAACATCAGAGACAGCCCTGCTGGATGCTGAGGTGTTGCTCTGCCACTGCCTTGGAAAAAATCGTTCATTTTTAAGGACATGGCCAGAGAAACAACTCGAGATTAGCCAGCAAAAACACTTTGCAAGCTTGGTAGCACAACGTCAGAACGGCATACCCATCGCCTATCTAACAGGGCATCGCGAATTTTGGTCGCGAACGTTCCAAGTTAACCCAGATGTGTTGATACCCAGACCGGATAGCGAATTACTCATCGAACTCAGCTTGGAGTTACTCCCCAGCAA contains:
- the hemA gene encoding glutamyl-tRNA reductase, translated to MTLLALGINYNTAPVAIRERLAFPAEILDNTLKNLWNIKEINEAAILSTCNRTEFYYHAESDDQTILINWIADTKNLNAADFTPYLYAYKDSQSIRHMFRVACGLDSMILGEPQILGQMKTAYHAANQAGTLGKTLSKLFQHTFSAAKKVRTDTAIGSSPVSVAFAAVQLAQQIFDKLSEQTALLIGAGETIELTARHLHQHGIGRIIIANRTYDKAHALAAQFNGFAIALSELPNHLAEADIVVSSTASQLPILGKGRVESAIKKRKHKPMFMVDLAVPRDIESEVDQLPDVYLYTVDDLQNTVNQNMDSRRRAAEQAEEIIDTQVEHFLIWLRSQGAHDTIRDFRTQAEFTRDDTLKKALAQLNNGTSPEEVLQRLAYTLTNKLIHTPCVQLRDAGANERHDLIAASREIFKLR
- the prfA gene encoding peptide chain release factor 1, with product MKPSIQTKLENLSERFEEITALLSQPEVQSNQNQFRSLSQEYAQLDPIVACYHAYEENESHLIAAKEMAKDSDPELREMAKEEIQDAESTREDLEQQLQILLLPKDPNDNRNVFLEVRAGTGGDEAAIFSGDLARMYQRYAEKLGWTTEIINENRGEHGGYKEVILRVSGQNVYSQLKFESGTHRVQRVPETESQGRVHTSACTVAIMPEVDSIDEIDINPADLRVDTYRASGAGGQHVNRTDSAIRITHIPSGVVVECQDERSQHKNRARAMSLLQSRLLASAQEKQHAEQSENRKLQVGSGDRSERIRTYNFPQGRLTDHRINLTLYKLEDIMEGGLEQVIQPLINEHQAELLTQLGNA